The following proteins come from a genomic window of Candidatus Bathyarchaeia archaeon:
- a CDS encoding transcription elongation factor Spt5: MAEEEKTSIYAVRTTTGQEKTVADMIASRAASKKIPIASVFVLEAIKGYIFVEAPRPQFVDEAISGMRHVRARTRGSVPIASLQKFIETKPVIEGLKVGDMVEVVGGPFRGMRAKITSIDKVKEEATIELLEEGFATLPITVHADYLKPVEERERSS, from the coding sequence TTGGCCGAAGAGGAGAAGACCTCGATATATGCGGTCCGGACCACAACGGGCCAAGAGAAGACCGTGGCCGATATGATAGCCTCTAGGGCCGCATCCAAGAAGATACCGATCGCGAGCGTATTCGTTTTGGAAGCGATCAAGGGCTATATATTCGTGGAGGCGCCACGCCCGCAATTTGTGGATGAAGCCATATCGGGCATGAGGCACGTCAGGGCGCGCACGAGGGGATCCGTTCCCATCGCCAGCCTACAGAAGTTCATAGAGACGAAGCCCGTGATAGAGGGCCTTAAGGTGGGCGATATGGTGGAGGTCGTCGGCGGGCCCTTCAGGGGCATGAGGGCGAAGATAACGAGTATCGATAAGGTCAAGGAGGAGGCCACTATTGAATTGCTAGAGGAGGGCTTCGCCACGTTGCCCATAACGGTGCACGCCGATTACCTGAAGCCCGTTGAGGAGAGGGAGAGATCGAGTTGA
- a CDS encoding 50S ribosomal protein L11: MGKKKEIEVLVSGGQATAGPPLGPALGPLGVNVLQVVNRINELTKPYSGMKVSVKVVVDLETKGFDVIVGTPSAAALIVKELGIEKGSSNPKAEKVGDISLESVRKIAEIKMADSYAKDLKSAMKEILGTCLSMGITVDGKDPREVQRELDKGRMPA, from the coding sequence ATGGGGAAGAAGAAGGAGATTGAGGTCCTCGTGAGCGGAGGTCAAGCGACCGCCGGCCCGCCCTTGGGGCCGGCCTTGGGCCCGCTAGGCGTAAACGTACTCCAAGTCGTCAATAGGATAAACGAGCTCACTAAACCCTATTCGGGCATGAAGGTATCCGTAAAGGTGGTCGTGGATTTGGAGACGAAGGGATTCGATGTGATCGTAGGAACCCCGAGCGCCGCGGCTCTGATAGTCAAGGAATTGGGCATCGAGAAGGGATCGAGCAACCCCAAGGCGGAAAAGGTGGGTGACATAAGCCTCGAGAGCGTAAGAAAGATCGCCGAGATCAAGATGGCGGATAGTTATGCCAAGGATCTTAAGAGCGCCATGAAGGAGATCCTCGGCACATGCCTAAGCATGGGGATCACCGTGGACGGCAAGGATCCGAGGGAAGTCCAAAGGGAATTGGATAAGGGCAGGATGCCCGCTTAA